From a region of the Saccharomyces paradoxus chromosome IV, complete sequence genome:
- the TIM11 gene encoding F1F0 ATP synthase subunit e (similar to YDR322C), whose amino-acid sequence MSTVNVLRYSALGLGLFFGFRNDMILKCNAKKKEEQSQYEEKLRLVEEAKKEYAKLHPVATPKDAPANTSFNLEDPNIDFEKVILNTVESLKETST is encoded by the coding sequence ATGTCGACCGTTAATGTTTTGAGATACTCTGCGTTGGGTTTAGGGTTATTTTTCGGTTTTAGAAATGATATGATTTTGAAGTGTAATGCTAAGAAGAAAGAGGAACAATCACAGTATGAGGAGAAGTTGAGATTAGTAGAGGAGGCGAAGAAGGAATACGCCAAGTTACATCCTGTGGCAACTCCTAAGGACGCCCCTGCAAACACATCGTTTAATTTGGAAGATCCTaatattgattttgaaaaagttattCTTAATACCGTTGAATCCTTGAAGGAAACTTCAACATAA
- the PEP7 gene encoding phosphatidylinositol-3-phosphate binding protein (Adaptor protein involved in vesicle-mediated vacuolar protein sorting~similar to YDR323C): MVFEGISPDFLRDLSIMDLENVSCPICLRKFDNLQALNAHLDVEHGFNDNEDSLGSNDSRAVNGKPKKTNSSSSNVQKLKRSHWEKFQKGKSRCHTCGRTLNNDIGATNCRKCGKLYCRRHLPNMIKLNLSAQYDPRDGKWYNCCHNCFVTRPGYNDYGEAVDLTHEFFKVRNTKREDKNLRLLQLENRFVRLVDGLITLYKRYTRSIIYNLKMNSEMSKLERTVTPWRDDRSVLFCNVCSEPFGLLLRKHHCRLCGMIVCDDANRNCSNEINIGYLMSAASDLPFKYDIQKDDLLHIPISIRLCSHCIDMLFIGRKFNRDVKMPLSGIFAKYDSMQNISKVIDSLLPIFQDALNNLKLEIAKDSESVLEPKNLNDLARLRHKLLSSFNLYNTLTRQLLSLQPQNHLERQLQNSIKIASAAYINEKILPLKSLPAILNPESQKTKEDEQKGEPEVKKLSQLMIENLTIKEVKELREELMVLKEQSYLIESTIQDYKKQRRLEEIVTLNKNLEELHSRIHAVQSKLGDNGFN; this comes from the coding sequence ATGGTTTTTGAAGGGATATCGCCAGATTTTCTCCGCGACCTATCTATTATGGATCTTGAAAATGTTTCATGTCCCATTTGTCTGAGGAAGTTTGATAACTTACAAGCACTAAATGCGCATTTAGATGTTGAGCATGGGtttaatgataatgaagatTCGCTCGGTTCCAATGATAGTCGTGCAGTCAATGGTAAACCAAAAAAGACAAACTCTAGTAGTAGTAATGTGcaaaagttgaaaaggaGCCACTgggaaaaatttcaaaaggGGAAGAGTCGTTGCCACACGTGTGGAAGAACTTTGAATAACGATATTGGCGCCACTAATTGTAGGAAATGTGGTAAATTGTATTGCAGAAGGCATCTTCCTAACATGATTAAACTAAATTTATCTGCACAGTACGACCCCAGGGACGGGAAATGGTACAATTGCTGTCATAATTGTTTTGTCACAAGACCTGGATATAACGATTATGGCGAAGCAGTCGATTTAACACATGAATTCTTTAAGGTACGAAATACAAAAAGAGAGGACAAAAACCTAAGATTATTACAGTTAGAAAACCGGTTTGTTCGTCTAGTTGATGGGCTGATCACACTTTATAAAAGGTATACTAGATCCATTATTTAtaatttgaagatgaataGTGAAATGTCCAAGTTAGAACGCACAGTTACTCCATGGAGAGATGATAGAAGTGTGCTCTTTTGTAACGTATGTTCCGAACCATTTGGGTTATTACTACGAAAGCATCACTGCAGATTATGTGGTATGATTGTTTGTGACGATGCAAACAGAAACTGCTCAAACGAAATAAACATAGGGTATTTAATGTCTGCAGCGTCGGATCTACCATTCAAATACGATATACAGAAAGACGACCTACTTCATATCCCTATATCCATAAGATTGTGCTCGCACTGCATTGATATGCTATTTATTGGCAGGAAATTCAACAGAGACGTTAAAATGCCGCTGAGTGGAATATTTGCTAAATATGATAGCATGCAAAATATATCTAAGGTGATTGACAGCCTTCTGCCCATATTTCAAGATGctttgaacaatttgaaattggaGATTGCCAAAGATTCTGAGAGTGTACTTGAGCCAAAAAATCTGAATGATCTCGCTCGATTAAGACACAAATTACTCAGCTCTTTTAACTTGTATAACACACTAACAAGACAACTCTTAAGTTTACAACCTCAAAATCATCTAGAAAGACAACTTCAAAATTCGATCAAGATAGCTTCCGCTGCATAcataaatgaaaaaattttgccGTTGAAGTCACTTCCAGCGATTTTGAACCCAGAGAGTCAGAAAACGAAGGAAGATGAGCAAAAAGGTGAACCAGAGGTGAAGAAGTTGTCCCAACTGATGATCGAAAACTTGACCataaaagaagtaaaagAATTGAGAGAAGAATTGATGGTCCTCAAGGAACAAAGCTACCTGATTGAGTCCACAATTCAGGATTACAAGAAGCAGCGCAGATTAGAAGAGATCGTCACCCTTAATAAGAACTTAGAAGAGTTGCACTCAAGGATACACGCGGTTCAATCCAAGCTGGGGGACAATGGTTTTAATTAA
- the UTP4 gene encoding small subunit rRNA maturation protein UTP4 (Subunit of U3-containing 90S preribosome and SSU processome complexes~similar to YDR324C): protein MNELIATFNFKEKPRRLKIRRKTVKMTSQERMIVHRCRFVDFTPATITSLAFSHKSNINKLTPSDLRLAIGRSNGNIEIWNPRNNWFQEMVIEGGKDRSIEGLCWSNVSGESLRLFSIGGSTVVTEWDLATGLPLRNYDCNSGVIWSISINDSQNKLSVGCDNGTVVLIDISGGPGVLEHDNILMRQEARVLTLAWKKDDFVIGGCSDGRIRIWSVQKDDVNSGRLLHTMKVDKAKKESTLVWSVIYLPRTDQIASGDSTGSIKFWDFQFATLNQSFKAHDADVLCLTTDTDNNYVFSAGVDRKIFQFSQNTNKSQKNNRWVNSSNRLLHGNDIRTICAYQSKGADFLVSGGVEKTLVINSLTSFSNGNYRKMPTVEPYSKNVLVNKEQRLVVSWSESTVKIWTMGTDSDKEQNYKLVCKLTLKDDQNISTCSLSPDGQVLVVGRPSTTKVFHLQPVGSKLKVTKLDNVLLLRTATKLVKFIDNSKIVICTCEDDVFIVDLESEDDEKPQEIELLEITSTKSSIKVPYINRINHLEVNQNIAVISRGCGAVDILDLKTRISKSLARLNNFVTAVHINTPRKSVVVITADNKIYEFNMNLNLEAENEDSESVLTQWSKNNTDNLPKEWKTLKENCVGIFSDMNNSNRLWFWGATWISRIDFDIDFPINKRRKQKKRTHEGLTITDESNFMNDEEDDEDDDIDMEISENLNVLLSQGNKIKSTDVHRSEESSSRFFFTDKYKPLLFVDLISSNELAIIERKPLSSHSKQKAFIQPKLVF from the coding sequence atgaATGAGCTCATCGCGACTTTCAACTTTAAAGAGAAGCCAAGAAGGCTAAAAAtacgaagaaaaactgtGAAGATGACCAGCCAGGAAAGAATGATAGTGCACAGATGCAGATTTGTGGATTTTACACCTGCCACGATCACATCTCTAGCATTTTCACACAAATCGAATATAAATAAGTTGACTCCATCCGATTTGAGATTAGCTATCGGTAGATCTAATGGTAACATAGAAATCTGGAATCCTAGAAACAATTGGTTTCAGGAAATGGTTATTGAAGGTGGTAAAGACAGATCAATTGAAGGTCTTTGCTGGAGCAACGTCAGCGGTGAGTCTTTGAGACTATTTTCTATTGGAGGTTCAACTGTGGTTACAGAATGGGATTTAGCAACGGGTTTACCATTAAGAAACTATGATTGTAATTCAGGTGTGATATGGTCTATTTCCATTAACGATTCACAGAACAAGTTGTCTGTGGGTTGCGATAATGGGACAGTAGTTCTCATAGATATTTCTGGGGGACCTGGTGTCTTGGAACATGACAACATTTTAATGAGACAAGAGGCCAGAGTATTGACTTTGGCTTGGAAAAAGGATGATTTCGTGATTGGTGGTTGTTCTGATGGTAGGATAAGAATATGGTCTGTACAGAAAGATGACGTAAACAGTGGTCGTCTATTACACACCATGAAGGTTGACAAGgccaaaaaagaatcaacTTTAGTTTGGTCAGTTATATACTTACCAAGAACTGATCAAATTGCCTCCGGTGATTCTACAGGCTCCATCAAATTCTGGGATTTCCAATTTGCCACGCTAAACCAGTCATTCAAAGCGCACGATGCAGACGTTTTGTGTCTAACTACCGATACCGATAATAATTATGTGTTTAGCGCTGGTGTGGACAGAAaaatcttccaattctCCCAAAACACTAACAAATCTCAAAAGAACAACAGATGGGTAAATTCTTCCAATAGGTTGCTTCATGGAAACGATATTAGAACTATATGTGCATATCAATCTAAAGGTGCTGATTTTTTGGTCTCAGGTGGTGTTGAAAAAACACTAGTCATTAACTCGTTGacttctttttctaatgGAAACTATAGGAAGATGCCAACTGTCGAACCTTATTCAAAGAATGTTTTGGTCAACAAAGAACAGCGCCTGGTGGTTTCATGGAGCGAATCTACTGTTAAGATATGGACAATGGGAACTGATTCTGACAAAGAGCAAAATTATAAGCTTGTTTGCAAGCTAACTTTAAAGGATGACCAGAATATTTCAACGTGCTCTTTATCACCTGATGGACAAGTTTTGGTTGTGGGGAGACCCTCTACCACTAAAGTTTTTCACTTGCAGCCAGTAGGCAGTAAATTGAAAGTGACCAAGCTAGATAATGTCTTATTATTGAGAACTGCTACAAAATTAGTCAAATTTATCGATAATTCCAAAATTGTCATATGCACTTGCGAAGATGATGTATTTATTGTGGATTTAGAAtctgaagatgacgaaaaaccacaagaaattgaacTTTTGGAAATTACTTCAACTAAAAGTAGCATTAAAGTTCCATATATCAACAGGATTAACCATTTGGAAGTGAACCAGAACATTGCAGTGATTTCTCGTGGATGTGGGGCTGTAGACATATTAGACTTAAAGACAAGGATTTCTAAATCACTGGCTCGTTTGAATAACTTTGTCACCGCTGTTCATATTAACACCCCTAGAAAATCGGTAGTAGTGATTACTGCGGACAATAAGATTTATGAGTTCAAtatgaatttgaatttagaAGCcgaaaatgaagatagcGAAAGCGTATTGACTCAATGGTCAAAAAACAATACAGATAACTTACCAAAAGAATGGAAGACATTGAAAGAGAACTGCGTGGGAATATTTTCAGACATGAACAATAGTAACAGATTATGGTTTTGGGGCGCTACTTGGATATCAAGAATAGACTTTGACATTGATTTCCctataaataaaagaagaaagcagaaaaaaCGTACACACGAAGGACTAACTATCACAGACGAAAGTAATTTCATGAATGACgaggaagatgacgaagatgacgaTATTGATATGGAAATCAGTGAAAACCTGAATGTATTATTAAGCCaaggaaacaaaataaagtcCACGGATGTACACAGAAGTGAGGAAAGCTCAAGTCGCTTCTTCTTTACTGATAAATATAAACCCCTACTATTTGTTGACTTAATTTCAAGTAATGAATTAGCaatcattgaaagaaaaccaCTAAGTTCTCATTCCAAACAAAAGGCATTTATTCAACCGAAGTTAGTGTTCTGA
- the DAD4 gene encoding Dad4p (Auxilin-like protein involved in vesicular transport~similar to YDR320C), which produces MENPHEQVQANILSRIIGNVKRLNESVAILNQELVTINNRNKNLEIMGAICDNYHSSVQFNLEATNNKKPPL; this is translated from the coding sequence ATGGAGAATCCTCACGAACAAGTGCAGGCTAACATACTTTCACGGATAATTGGCAATGTCAAACGGCTCAATGAGAGCGTAGCGATTCTTAATCAGGAGCTTGTGACCATTAATAATCGGAACAAGAATCTAGAAATCATGGGTGCGATTTGTGATAACTACCACAGCAGCGTCCAGTTCAACCTGGAAGCGACCAATAACAAGAAGCCACCTCTTTAG
- the SWA2 gene encoding auxilin-like protein SWA2 (Auxilin-like protein involved in vesicular transport~similar to YDR320C), with protein sequence MSDPFAHLLTSLKNKDSASVSKETTPQSSNSPSISASSALAGLAKTDKSINDTVNSISASPLILSSKLDFSGPPLVPSNSTPNSNTADNTPPSALVNIDDDFNQLFGTDTIAAANTIQQVDQDYYGSKQDLHNNVDDALVDEVKDMEIAKLMSLGLSIEKANEFYDNDITYERYVENLKSNQKKRKDRIVREKRNGTRIEKSGLSNNADPDNNTLFSMATNFFNKGKELVDQWTSFPPEANDRLNSYLNTHEKSEDYHLPPVNDPSNGPLLEDNKVEQKLPPSNNLDEDLLTDFEKIDITKGTVTDVTHSPSPSPDILIEENPRRNEPLVEHSLLDFSEENPINSKRNEGSTLFNGSSNADFTIPISDIELSGYNEFKAKGTSLFKNGDYVNSLQEYEKSLNSLPLNHPLRIIALSNIIASQLKIGEYSKSIENSNMALELFPPSKATWNNKISKSDPERSFNDIWPKIMIRRAESFEHLESFKNALETYQELINKNFFDDRIMQGKRRCQNFMNPPPVRKSNPVEKTSTTLPPTRRPTSTPSPALSPITIDSTSEIKKLELENAKLALYDKVFERVSSWKDGKDDDIRHLLTNLSGLLTWCNWKDVPVQDLVMPKRVKITYMKAVAKTHPDKIPESLSLENKMIAENVFSTLSIAWDKFKQQNDIN encoded by the coding sequence ATGTCAGATCCGTTTGCACATTTATTGACTTCATTGAAGAATAAAGACTCTGCGTCTGTATCCAAGGAAACAACTCCTCAGAGCAGCAATTCCCCTTCCATTTCTGCTTCTTCTGCTCTTGCGGGCCTTGCAAAGACGGATAAAAGCATCAATGATACTGTGAATTCAATTTCAGCCTCCCCGCTGATACTGTCATCGAAACTAGATTTCTCCGGACCTCCTTTAGTCCCAAGTAACAGTACCCCCAATTCCAATACTGCCGACAACACACCTCCCTCGGCTCTTGTCAATATCGATGATGACTTCAACCAGCTATTTGGTACCGATACAATAGCTGCAGCCAATACGATTCAACAAGTGGATCAGGATTATTATGGAAGCAAGCAGGACCTTCATAATAATGTTGATGACGCTTTAGTTGATGAAGTTAAGGATATGGAAATTGCTAAATTGATGTCGCTAGgtttatcaattgaaaaggcCAACGAGTTTTACGACAATGACATAACGTATGAAAGGTACGTAGAAAATTTAAAGTCAAATCAAAAGAAGCGCAAGGACCGAATTGTAAGAGAGAAACGAAATGGTACAAGAATCGAAAAGTCAGGATTATCCAACAATGCTGACCCAGATAACAATACTTTGTTCAGCATGGCcactaatttttttaataagGGTAAGGAGCTGGTAGATCAATGGACCTCTTTCCCACCTGAGGCAAATGATAGACTAAATAGTTATTTAAACACTCATGAAAAGTCTGAGGACTACCACTTGCCCCCGGTAAACGACCCATCTAATGGGCCTTTACTTGAAGATAATAAAGTTGAGCAAAAATTGCCTCCTAGTAATAATCTGGATGAAGATCTTTTAACcgattttgaaaagattgataTAACAAAGGGGACAGTAACTGATGTTACCCATTCCCCCTCACCATCTCCAGATATActaattgaagaaaatccGCGGAGAAATGAGCCTCTGGTAGAGCATAGTCTTCTCGATTTTTCAGAAGAAAACCCCATCAATAGTAAAAGGAATGAAGGTAGCACTCTTTTTAACGGAAGCAGCAACGCCGATTTCACAATACCAATCTCAGATATTGAATTATCAGGGTATAATGAATTTAAGGCAAAGGGTACTAGTTTGTTTAAGAATGGTGATTATGTAAACTCATTACAAGAATACGAAAAGTCTTTAAATTCATTACCTTTGAATCATCCATTGAGGATCATTGCATTATCTAACATTATTGCTTCGCAACTGAAAATTGGTGAGTATTCTAAGTCCATAGAAAACTCTAACATGGCTTTGGAATTGTTTCCACCAAGCAAAGCCACTTGGAATAACAAAATCTCAAAGAGTGATCCTGAGAGATCATTTAACGACATCTGGCCAAAGATTATGATCAGACGTGCTGAATCTTTTGAACATTTagaaagtttcaaaaatgcaTTGGAAACATATCAAGAACTGATtaacaagaatttttttgatgatagAATCATGCAGGGAAAGAGAAGATGTCAGAATTTCATGAATCCTCCCCCTGTTAGGAAATCTAACCCTGTTGAGAAGACATCGACAACCTTGCCACCCACAAGGAGGCCAACCTCAACCCCTTCTCCTGCCCTTTCCCCAATAACCATTGATAGCACTTCGGAAATAAAGAAGTTGGAGCTAGAAAACGCTAAACTGGCACTATATGACAAAGTTTTTGAGAGGGTTAGTTCTTGGAAGGATGGCAAAGATGATGACATTCGCCACCTGTTGACTAATTTATCTGGCCTACTAACATGGTGCAATTGGAAAGACGTCCCTGTGCAAGACTTGGTTATGCCTAAGAGGGTCAAAATTACATACATGAAAGCTGTAGCCAAGACGCACCCCGATAAGATACCAGAATCGTTGTCCCTGGAAAATAAGATGATTGCAGAAAACGTTTTCAGTACGTTAAGTATTGCTTGGGACAAGTTTAAGCAGCAGAATGATATTAACtga
- the ASP1 gene encoding asparaginase ASP1 (Cytosolic L-asparaginase, involved in asparagine catabolism~similar to YDR321W) gives MKSDSVEITTICPDVENSQFVVQSNCPETIPEILKSQNAAVNGSSITCQQRSLPRIKILGTGGTIASKAVDSSQTAGYHVDLTIQDLLDAIPDISKVCDIEYEQLCNVDSKDINQDILYKIYKGVSESLQAFDGIVITHGTDTLSETAFFIESTIDAGDVPIVFVGSMRPSTSVSADGPMNLYQAICIASNPKSRGRGVLVSLNDQISSGYYITKTNANSLDSFNVRQGYLGNFVNNEIHYYYPPVKPQGCHKFKLKVDGKRFRLPEVCILYAHQAFPPAIVNLVADKYAGIVLATMGAGSLPEEVNEACMKLSLPIVYSKRSMDGMVPIANVPKKGSTDDNLIASGYLSPEKSRILLQLCLAGSYSLEEIKHVFTGVYGG, from the coding sequence ATGAAAAGCGATTCAGTTGAAATCACTACCATCTGCCCAGATGTTGAAAATTCTCAGTTTGTTGTGCAAAGTAACTGTCCAGAGACTATTCCAGAGATTTTAAAATCTCAAAATGCCGCTGTCAATGGCAGCAGCATCACTTGCCAACAGCGTAGTTTACCAAGAATCAAAATATTGGGTACCGGTGGTACGATTGCATCGAAAGCTGTAGACTCTTCTCAAACTGCTGGCTATCATGTCGACCTGACCATCCAAGATCTATTAGATGCTATTCCAGATATATCCAAGGTCTGTGACATTGAATATGAGCAACTATGCAACGTGGACTCTAAAGACATAAACCAGGATAttctttacaaaatttaTAAGGGCGTTTCGGAATCTTTGCAGGCTTTTGACGGTATAGTTATTACCCATGGAACAGATACGCTATCTGAGACTGcattctttattgaaagtACTATTGATGCTGGCGATGTTCCTATTGTGTTTGTTGGTTCAATGCGCCCCTCAACCAGTGTTTCCGCTGATGGACCTATGAACCTTTACCAAGCAATATGCATTGCTTCAAATCCAAAATCCAGAGGAAGGGGTGTTCTCGTTTCCTTAAACGATCAAATTTCCTCAGGTTACTACATTACCAAGACGAATGCAAACAGTTTGGATTCTTTTAATGTTAGACAAGGCTATTTAGGAAATTTTGTCAACAATGAAATTCACTATTATTATCCTCCTGTGAAACCTCAAGGCTGCCATAAATTTAAACTGAAAGTAGATGGCAAGCGTTTTAGATTACCAGAGGTTTGCATCTTATATGCTCACCAGGCCTTCCCACCAGCTATAGTGAATTTGGTGGCGGATAAATATGCGGGTATTGTTCTTGCCACCATGGGTGCTGGTTCATTGCCGGAGGAGGTTAATGAAGCCTGCATGAAGTTGAGCTTGCCAATCGTATATTCCAAGAGATCTATGGATGGTATGGTGCCCATTGCAAACGTACCAAAGAAGGGTTCAACCGACGATAATCTCATTGCCTCTGGTTACCTAAGCCCCGAAAAGAGCAGAATTCTGTTACAATTATGTTTGGCAGGTAGCTACTCTCTGgaagaaattaaacatGTTTTTACTGGCGTGTATGGTGggtga
- the MRPL35 gene encoding mitochondrial 54S ribosomal protein mL38 (Mitochondrial ribosomal protein of the large subunit~similar to YDR322W): protein MLRRSIHTTKVLKKPNATPHIWSNFTMRPSSLSIQSSKVKNYLFQKKASLDPPSISRRSNRIKYSPPEHIDEIFKMSYNFLEQRSSKFYELAKKTKNPLKKDALLIKAEINNPEVQYNFQFNNKLDNVKDIIDYDVPVYRHLGKQHWESYGQMLLMQRLETLAAIPDTLPTLVPRAEVNIKFPFSTGVNKWIEPGEFLSSNVTSMCPVFKVQEYDLVDIGRQLYTVLVVNPDVPDLSNDSFKTALCYGLVNINLTYNDNLIDPRKFDSSNIIADYLPPVPEKNAGKQRFIVWVFRQPLTEDSQGPNVLKIDQEELTRDDFDIRQFTTKYNLDAIGAHIWRSEWDANVAAVREKYGLPSGRVFSRVRR, encoded by the coding sequence ATGTTACGAAGATCTATTCATACCACTAAAGTCCTTAAAAAACCTAATGCCACTCCGCATATTTGGTCAAACTTCACCATGAGGCCTAGTTCACTTTCTATTCAATCTTccaaagtgaaaaattatctTTTCCAGAAGAAGGCTTCTCTAGACCCACCATCTATCAGCAGAAGAAGTAACCGTATCAAGTATTCACCTCCAGAACATATAGATGAGATTTTCAAGATGAGTTATAATTTCCTTGAGCAAAGATCTAGTAAGTTTTATGAATTGgccaagaaaacaaagaatcCCTTGAAGAAGGATGCACTTCTCATAAAAGCAGAGATCAATAATCCTGAGGTACAATATAACTTCCAGTTTAATAACAAGTTGGACAATGTCAAGGATATAATAGACTATGATGTGCCAGTATACAGGCATTTGGGGAAACAACACTGGGAATCGTACGGCCAGATGTTATTGATGCAACGGTTGGAGACACTGGCGGCCATCCCTGATACGCTTCCAACTCTGGTTCCACGAGCAGAAGTGAACATTAAATTTCCCTTCTCTACTGGTGTAAATAAGTGGATCGAACCTGGCGAATTTCTATCGTCTAATGTCACATCCATGTGTCCTGTTTTCAAGGTTCAAGAATATGACCTTGTAGACATTGGAAGACAATTGTATACTGTACTGGTAGTCAATCCTGATGTTCCGGATTTAAGTAACGATTCATTCAAGACAGCTTTGTGTTATGGATTGGTGAATATTAATTTGACTTACAATGACAATTTAATAGACCCAAGAAAGTTTGATAGCTCTAATATTATTGCTGATTATTTACCTCCGGTGCCTGAAAAGAACGCTGGAAAACAGAGATTCATTGTTTGGGTATTTAGACAACCCTTAACTGAAGATAGTCAAGGTCCTAACGTGTTAAAGATTGATCAAGAGGAACTAACTAGAgatgattttgatatcAGACAATTTACTACGAAATATAATCTAGACGCTATTGGCGCACATATCTGGAGAAGTGAATGGGATGCCAACGTTGCCGCTGTCAGAGAAAAGTATGGCCTACCATCTGGAAGAGTCTTCAGCAGAGTTAGAAGGTGA